A single Curtobacterium sp. MCSS17_015 DNA region contains:
- a CDS encoding MerR family transcriptional regulator: MSEQPMQTDGRYLIHIGEVAERTGLSQKTIRDYDAAGVLHPSGRSDGGFRLYSEADVERLLMVRRMKPLGFSLNEAAILVDAVRVLDEANPEMDVTAVRSRVAAFIRDAETRREHLDEQLEMVDEFLDGLRAH, encoded by the coding sequence GTGAGTGAGCAGCCGATGCAGACCGATGGCCGCTACCTGATCCACATCGGTGAAGTCGCTGAGCGGACCGGGCTGTCGCAGAAGACGATCCGGGACTATGACGCTGCCGGCGTGCTGCACCCTTCCGGGCGCAGCGACGGCGGGTTCCGGCTGTACTCGGAAGCAGACGTGGAGCGCCTGCTGATGGTGCGGCGGATGAAGCCGCTGGGGTTCTCGTTGAACGAGGCAGCGATCCTCGTCGACGCGGTCCGGGTCCTCGATGAGGCGAACCCGGAGATGGACGTCACCGCTGTGCGGTCCCGGGTCGCAGCGTTCATCCGTGACGCTGAGACACGGCGCGAACACCTCGATGAGCAGCTGGAGATGGTCGACGAATTCCTCGACGGTCTTCGCGCGCACTGA
- a CDS encoding SulP family inorganic anion transporter produces the protein MTTVTPAPAPVHTSPTVLSALKSPRILTREVLAGLVVALALIPEAISFSIIAGVDPRVGLFSAFVMAVVISIVGGRAAMISGATGAIALVVAPVMKEHGLDYLIATVLLGGVFQLILGGLGAAKLMRFVPRSVMVGFVNALAILIFTAQLPNIIGVDWLVWPITIVGIAIIALLPRLTKAIPAPLVAIVVLTLVTVFASIAVPTVGDEGKLPDSLPTLFIPNVPLNLETLTIIAPYALAMALVGLLESLMTAKLVDEVTDTSSRKTREAFGQGIANICSGFMGGMGGCAMIGQTMINVKASGARTRISTFLSGVFLLILVVGLGDIVAIIPMAALVAVMVMVSVGTFDWHSIKPSTLKRMPVGETVVMVLTVVIVVATDNLAIGVIIGVIAAMVVFARRVSHFTSVTRSIETTGTGEQHALYTVEGELFFASSNDLTTQFDYVDDPELIVIDMTKSHVWDASTVAALDAIETKYHAHGKRVDIQGLNDASQAFHGRLAGNLGAGH, from the coding sequence GTGACGACCGTCACGCCCGCACCGGCTCCGGTGCACACCAGTCCCACCGTCCTGTCCGCGCTGAAGAGCCCGCGGATCCTGACCCGCGAAGTCCTCGCCGGCCTCGTCGTCGCCCTCGCGCTCATCCCCGAAGCGATCTCGTTCTCGATCATCGCCGGCGTGGATCCCCGCGTCGGACTGTTCTCGGCGTTCGTGATGGCCGTCGTCATCTCGATCGTCGGCGGACGTGCCGCGATGATCTCCGGTGCGACCGGCGCCATCGCCCTCGTCGTCGCCCCGGTGATGAAGGAGCACGGTCTCGACTACCTCATCGCCACCGTCCTGCTCGGCGGGGTCTTCCAGCTCATCCTCGGCGGGCTGGGAGCGGCGAAGCTGATGCGCTTCGTCCCGCGGTCGGTGATGGTCGGGTTCGTCAACGCGCTCGCGATTCTGATCTTCACCGCACAGCTGCCGAACATCATCGGCGTTGACTGGCTCGTCTGGCCGATCACGATCGTCGGCATCGCGATCATCGCCCTCCTGCCCCGGCTCACCAAGGCGATTCCCGCACCGCTGGTCGCGATCGTCGTCCTGACGCTCGTCACCGTGTTCGCGTCGATCGCCGTCCCCACCGTCGGCGACGAGGGCAAGCTCCCCGACAGCCTCCCGACGCTCTTCATCCCGAACGTCCCACTGAACCTCGAGACGCTGACGATCATCGCCCCCTACGCCCTCGCCATGGCCCTCGTCGGGCTGCTGGAGTCGCTGATGACGGCAAAGCTCGTCGACGAGGTCACCGACACCAGCTCCCGGAAGACCCGCGAAGCCTTTGGGCAGGGCATCGCCAACATCTGCTCCGGGTTCATGGGCGGCATGGGCGGCTGCGCGATGATCGGCCAGACGATGATCAACGTCAAGGCCTCGGGTGCGCGGACCCGAATCTCGACGTTCCTGTCCGGCGTCTTCCTGCTGATCCTCGTCGTCGGGCTCGGCGACATTGTCGCGATCATCCCGATGGCCGCCCTCGTCGCCGTCATGGTGATGGTCTCCGTCGGCACCTTCGACTGGCACAGCATCAAGCCCTCCACCCTCAAGCGGATGCCCGTCGGCGAAACCGTCGTCATGGTCCTCACCGTCGTCATCGTCGTCGCCACAGACAACCTCGCCATCGGCGTGATCATCGGTGTCATCGCCGCGATGGTCGTCTTTGCCCGCCGCGTCTCGCACTTCACCTCCGTCACCCGCAGCATCGAGACCACCGGAACCGGGGAGCAGCACGCGCTCTACACCGTCGAGGGCGAGCTGTTCTTCGCCTCCAGCAACGACCTCACCACCCAGTTCGACTACGTCGACGACCCGGAGCTGATCGTCATCGACATGACCAAGTCACACGTGTGGGACGCCTCCACCGTCGCCGCGCTCGACGCCATCGAGACGAAATACCACGCACACGGCAAGCGAGTCGACATCCAGGGCCTCAACGACGCCAGCCAGGCCTTCCACGGCCGCCTCGCCGGAAACCTCGGCGCAGGCCACTGA
- a CDS encoding LacI family DNA-binding transcriptional regulator produces the protein MTGKPTIYDVAAAAHVPHQTVSRVLNGSERVRPTTRNQVEAAIRALQYQRDDHAAALGRRRRITAGSTASADVETSE, from the coding sequence ATGACCGGCAAGCCGACCATCTATGACGTCGCCGCAGCAGCACACGTGCCCCACCAGACCGTGTCACGCGTGCTGAACGGGTCCGAGCGGGTGCGCCCAACCACACGGAACCAGGTCGAGGCGGCAATTCGCGCGTTGCAGTACCAACGCGACGATCACGCTGCTGCACTTGGTCGACGTCGCCGCATCACCGCGGGCTCGACAGCCAGCGCTGACGTCGAGACGTCCGAGTAG
- a CDS encoding DUF4396 domain-containing protein: MDAHEHHTMTEHGGNGHGATTWSMAAQATLHCLTGCAIGEVLGMVIGTATGLHNTGTIILSIVLAFIFGYALTMRGVIRSGLNFSAAFKVALAADTVSIAVMEIIDNTVIVAVPGAMDAQLNDWLFWGSLAFSLVVAFIVTTPVNRWMISRGLGHAVVHGHH; this comes from the coding sequence ATGGACGCCCACGAACACCACACCATGACCGAGCACGGCGGCAACGGCCACGGGGCGACGACGTGGTCAATGGCTGCGCAAGCGACGCTGCACTGCCTCACCGGCTGCGCCATCGGTGAAGTCCTCGGCATGGTCATCGGCACCGCCACCGGCCTCCACAACACGGGCACGATCATCCTGTCGATCGTGCTGGCGTTCATCTTCGGCTACGCCCTCACCATGCGCGGTGTTATCCGTTCCGGGCTGAACTTCTCGGCCGCGTTCAAGGTCGCCCTCGCCGCGGACACCGTCTCGATCGCAGTGATGGAGATCATCGACAACACCGTCATCGTCGCGGTCCCCGGCGCCATGGACGCCCAGCTGAACGACTGGCTGTTCTGGGGATCGCTGGCTTTCTCGCTCGTCGTCGCGTTCATCGTCACCACCCCCGTCAACCGGTGGATGATCAGCCGCGGTCTCGGCCACGCCGTCGTCCACGGACACCATTGA
- a CDS encoding DUF305 domain-containing protein encodes MHTTTTGALAAAAALTVGLTLAGCSTSNTGSSTDSTSASSSAASKHNDQDVSFTQEMRAHHQQAIEMSDMLLDKGSDVDPDVATLAKQIKAEQVPEIKTMTGWLKAWGEPTEMSSMAGMDHSSMSGGMMSDSDMDALEQASAADAGKLYLEQMVEHHTSAVDMVKTEIDKGKSTDAIAMAKSIVSSQTEQITQMKDMLASM; translated from the coding sequence ATGCACACCACCACCACGGGCGCCCTCGCGGCCGCCGCCGCCCTCACGGTTGGCCTCACCCTTGCCGGCTGCTCCACGAGCAACACCGGCAGCTCCACCGACAGCACGTCAGCCTCGTCGTCGGCGGCGTCGAAGCACAACGACCAGGACGTCTCGTTCACGCAGGAGATGCGTGCTCACCACCAGCAGGCGATCGAGATGAGCGACATGCTCCTCGACAAGGGCTCCGACGTCGATCCCGACGTGGCCACCCTCGCCAAGCAGATCAAGGCCGAGCAGGTGCCGGAGATCAAGACGATGACCGGCTGGCTGAAGGCCTGGGGCGAGCCCACGGAGATGTCGAGCATGGCCGGGATGGATCACTCCTCCATGTCCGGCGGGATGATGTCCGACTCCGACATGGACGCGCTCGAGCAGGCGTCCGCGGCGGACGCCGGGAAGCTCTACCTCGAGCAGATGGTCGAGCACCACACCAGCGCCGTTGACATGGTCAAGACCGAAATCGACAAGGGCAAGAGCACCGACGCGATCGCGATGGCGAAGTCGATCGTGTCGAGCCAGACCGAGCAGATCACCCAGATGAAGGACATGCTCGCTTCCATGTGA
- a CDS encoding four-helix bundle copper-binding protein, with protein sequence MSTTTDMLRTYPKDLGGIDQAALTACIDACFECAQTCTACADACLSEDMVADLTKCIRTNLDCADVCATTGNVLSRHTGYDANLTRAVLEACRAACKTCGDECTQHADMHEHCKTCADACRRCEEACDALLATL encoded by the coding sequence ATGAGCACCACCACGGACATGCTCCGCACCTACCCGAAGGACCTCGGCGGCATCGATCAGGCAGCCCTCACCGCCTGCATCGACGCGTGTTTCGAATGCGCCCAAACCTGCACTGCCTGCGCCGACGCGTGCCTGTCGGAAGACATGGTCGCGGACCTCACCAAGTGCATCCGCACCAACCTCGACTGCGCCGACGTCTGCGCCACCACCGGCAACGTCCTCTCCCGCCACACCGGCTACGACGCCAACCTCACCCGCGCAGTCCTCGAAGCCTGCCGCGCAGCATGCAAGACCTGCGGCGACGAATGCACCCAGCACGCCGACATGCACGAGCACTGCAAGACCTGCGCCGACGCATGCCGCCGCTGCGAAGAGGCATGTGACGCCCTCCTCGCGACGCTCTAG
- a CDS encoding recombinase family protein — translation MGHLLGYARVSTTDQDASLQIDALNAAGCYRVFVETMSGSLQHRPELDKLLDQLRPGDTLVVWRLDRLGRSIRHLIDQLHALAERGIGFRSLQETIDTTSPGGRLVFHVFAALAEFERDLIKERTNAGLAAARARGRTGGRPSRLSADQVRTARRLYEQQDMTVAQIGDVLGVSRTTIYRAIARHAEPVAARRPKPSPTM, via the coding sequence ATGGGTCACCTCCTCGGGTACGCGCGCGTGTCCACCACCGACCAGGACGCGTCGCTGCAAATCGACGCGCTCAACGCTGCCGGCTGTTATCGCGTGTTCGTCGAGACCATGTCCGGGTCGCTTCAACATCGGCCCGAGCTCGACAAGCTCCTCGACCAGCTCCGCCCTGGAGACACCCTCGTCGTCTGGCGGCTCGACCGGCTCGGTCGATCCATCCGGCACCTCATCGACCAGCTGCACGCTCTCGCCGAGCGCGGGATCGGGTTCCGGTCGCTGCAGGAGACCATCGACACCACCTCGCCCGGCGGCCGGCTCGTGTTCCACGTCTTCGCCGCGCTGGCGGAGTTCGAACGGGACCTCATCAAGGAACGCACCAACGCCGGCCTTGCCGCCGCCCGAGCGCGCGGCCGGACCGGAGGCCGACCGTCCCGCCTCTCGGCGGACCAGGTGCGCACCGCACGCCGGCTCTACGAGCAGCAGGACATGACCGTCGCGCAGATCGGCGACGTCCTCGGCGTCAGCCGTACCACCATCTACCGGGCCATCGCCCGCCACGCTGAACCGGTCGCTGCCAGGCGGCCGAAGCCCTCACCGACGATGTAG
- a CDS encoding Mu transposase C-terminal domain-containing protein produces MDASERWRILRLHVDDAIPLAALARSTGITERTLQRWLARYRTGGYAALADGTRTDHGVRRTTPELVRLVEGLALTRPRPSIATIHRQVSVHCAERGLPAPSYSIVRSIVSALDPGMVTLALEGPASYRDKHELLLRRRADRPNAIWQADHTMLDLLIVGPDGKPARPWLTVVLDDYSRAVCGYMVFLGAPSAANTALALRQAIWHKPEPDWPVCGIPDVLYTDHGSDFTSHRLGNTAAVLHLRIIHSQVARPQGRGKIERFFGTINTELLPTLPGHLTPGTAAPAPSLDLAGIDSAINNFIRHYNARTHRELRTTPLQAWIADGWLPRLPDSLEQLDGFLLTVPATRVVQRDGIHFEGLRYTAATLAPFVGSTVSVRYDPRDVTEIRVFHRDAFLCTAISTEHQTETISLKQIQAARIAQRRALRGQIRERIAIASPTPDDTTPPAAETDQPRLKTYEEDRS; encoded by the coding sequence ATGGACGCGAGCGAGCGGTGGCGGATCCTTCGACTGCACGTCGACGACGCCATCCCGCTCGCCGCCCTCGCCCGCAGTACGGGTATCACTGAACGCACCCTGCAACGCTGGCTCGCCCGCTACCGGACCGGCGGGTACGCCGCCCTGGCTGACGGCACCCGGACCGATCACGGCGTCCGACGGACGACACCGGAGCTCGTCCGCCTGGTCGAAGGGCTTGCACTCACCAGGCCACGACCGTCGATCGCCACTATTCACCGTCAGGTCAGCGTCCACTGCGCTGAACGGGGACTGCCGGCGCCGTCGTACTCCATCGTGCGGTCGATCGTGAGCGCGCTCGACCCCGGGATGGTGACGCTCGCGCTCGAGGGGCCAGCGTCGTACCGGGACAAGCACGAGCTGCTGCTCCGACGTCGCGCCGACCGCCCTAACGCGATCTGGCAGGCGGACCACACGATGCTCGACCTGCTCATAGTCGGCCCAGACGGCAAGCCTGCACGGCCATGGTTGACGGTGGTCCTCGACGATTACTCCCGGGCGGTGTGCGGGTACATGGTGTTCCTCGGCGCCCCGTCAGCGGCAAACACTGCGCTCGCGCTGCGGCAAGCGATCTGGCACAAGCCTGAGCCGGACTGGCCTGTCTGCGGGATCCCGGACGTGCTCTACACGGACCACGGCTCCGACTTCACCAGCCACCGCCTCGGCAACACCGCCGCCGTGCTGCACCTCCGGATCATCCACTCCCAGGTCGCCCGCCCACAGGGACGAGGGAAGATCGAGCGGTTCTTCGGCACGATCAACACCGAGCTGCTTCCAACGCTCCCCGGCCACCTCACACCCGGAACCGCAGCACCGGCACCTAGCCTCGATCTCGCCGGCATCGACAGCGCCATCAACAACTTCATCCGCCACTACAACGCTCGAACCCACCGCGAGCTCCGGACGACTCCACTGCAAGCGTGGATCGCAGACGGATGGCTGCCACGACTCCCTGATTCCCTCGAACAGCTCGACGGATTCCTGCTCACCGTCCCAGCCACGCGGGTCGTGCAGCGCGACGGCATCCACTTCGAGGGCCTCCGCTACACCGCGGCCACCCTCGCGCCGTTCGTCGGCAGCACCGTCAGCGTCCGGTACGACCCCCGCGATGTCACTGAGATCCGCGTCTTCCACCGCGATGCGTTCCTCTGCACAGCCATCAGCACCGAGCACCAGACCGAAACCATCAGCCTCAAGCAGATCCAAGCCGCCCGAATCGCACAACGCAGAGCCCTGCGCGGGCAGATCCGCGAACGCATCGCGATCGCCAGCCCCACACCCGACGACACCACCCCACCAGCCGCCGAGACGGATCAGCCGCGACTGAAGACCTACGAGGAGGACCGGTCATGA
- a CDS encoding AAA family ATPase codes for MTSQFIITREHRRFAEFADAVRKQNTIGVCFGPAGVGKTLSARRYAHWDSIGPFIARWAARSEDDTKIYAAAHRARTVFYTPEVSATMRALQDDLRHDMLRTERCIEEHLLLHGRHFDHAHGPNPSLLELIIIDESERLTGNAIEWLRDQYDRTGVAMILIGMPGIEKQFTHYPQLYSRLGFAHQYRPLGHDELLFVLERQWRKLGKTLDPDDFTDAQAIAAVERITRGNFRLLERLLPQIQRVLKINELDVITNDVVEAARSTLVIGTT; via the coding sequence ATGACGAGCCAGTTCATCATCACGAGGGAACACCGCCGGTTCGCGGAGTTCGCTGACGCCGTCCGGAAGCAGAACACCATCGGCGTCTGTTTCGGCCCTGCCGGCGTCGGCAAGACCCTCTCAGCCCGCCGCTACGCGCACTGGGACAGCATCGGCCCGTTCATCGCCAGATGGGCGGCACGCAGTGAAGACGACACCAAGATCTACGCCGCCGCCCACCGCGCCCGGACTGTCTTCTACACGCCCGAAGTCTCCGCCACAATGCGGGCCCTGCAGGACGACCTCCGGCACGACATGCTCCGCACCGAACGCTGCATCGAGGAACACCTCCTCCTCCACGGCCGCCACTTCGATCACGCACACGGCCCCAACCCGTCCCTGCTCGAGCTGATCATCATCGACGAGTCCGAACGCCTCACCGGGAACGCCATCGAGTGGCTCCGCGACCAGTACGACCGAACCGGCGTCGCGATGATCCTCATCGGCATGCCCGGCATCGAGAAGCAGTTCACCCACTACCCCCAGCTCTACAGCCGACTCGGGTTCGCCCACCAGTACCGTCCGCTCGGCCACGACGAGCTGCTGTTCGTCCTCGAACGCCAATGGCGGAAGCTCGGCAAGACGCTCGACCCCGACGACTTCACCGACGCGCAAGCCATCGCCGCCGTCGAGCGCATCACCCGCGGCAACTTCCGGCTCCTCGAACGCCTGCTCCCACAGATCCAACGCGTCCTGAAGATCAACGAGCTCGACGTCATCACCAACGACGTCGTCGAAGCCGCCCGCAGCACCCTCGTCATCGGCACCACCTGA
- the bla gene encoding class A beta-lactamase: MTDRRDRRIRGAALAVLAALSLGLAGCRTGPTTDVTTSPSTTAAAASGQPMPDPGTERTFAALEAEHDARLGVVAVDTGSGASVAHRAGERFAFASTAKVFIAATVLDDATPGDLDAVVPIGQGDVLSYAPVTSQRVGVGMTVRDLLTAMVRSSDNTAANLLVARVGGPAAVQSWLCGIGDGVTRVDRVEPDLNAAVPGDERDTTTPAQFAADLRTVLLGSALDPDDRTLLVDLMLGTTTGAGTIRAGVPAGWAVADKTGTGSYGVRNDVGIVTPPGRDPVVLVVLTSHDTADAEPDDALVAAATRTVIAALDG; encoded by the coding sequence GTGACCGACCGGCGGGACCGGCGCATCCGGGGGGCAGCGCTCGCCGTCCTGGCGGCCCTGTCGCTCGGCCTCGCCGGGTGTCGGACCGGCCCCACGACCGACGTGACGACCAGCCCGTCCACGACGGCCGCCGCGGCCTCCGGACAGCCGATGCCGGACCCCGGCACCGAGCGGACCTTCGCAGCGCTCGAGGCCGAGCACGACGCCCGACTCGGCGTCGTCGCGGTCGACACCGGCAGCGGGGCCAGCGTCGCGCACCGGGCCGGGGAGCGGTTCGCGTTCGCCTCCACGGCGAAGGTGTTCATCGCAGCGACCGTGCTCGACGACGCCACACCCGGCGACCTCGACGCCGTCGTGCCGATCGGTCAGGGCGACGTGCTGTCGTACGCCCCGGTCACCTCGCAGCGCGTCGGCGTCGGCATGACGGTGCGCGACCTGCTGACGGCGATGGTGCGGTCGAGTGACAACACGGCGGCGAACCTCCTCGTGGCCCGGGTCGGCGGTCCGGCCGCCGTGCAGAGCTGGCTCTGCGGCATCGGGGACGGCGTCACACGGGTCGACCGCGTCGAACCCGACCTGAACGCGGCCGTCCCCGGCGACGAGCGGGACACGACCACCCCCGCACAGTTCGCCGCCGACCTGCGGACGGTCCTGCTGGGCAGCGCCCTCGACCCCGACGACCGTACGCTGCTCGTCGACCTGATGCTCGGGACGACGACGGGTGCCGGGACGATCCGCGCGGGGGTCCCGGCGGGATGGGCGGTCGCGGACAAGACCGGCACGGGGTCGTACGGCGTCCGGAACGACGTCGGGATCGTCACGCCGCCCGGGCGGGACCCGGTCGTGCTCGTCGTCCTGACCAGCCACGACACCGCTGACGCCGAGCCGGACGACGCGCTCGTTGCTGCGGCCACCCGCACCGTCATCGCCGCGCTGGACGGTTGA
- a CDS encoding SDR family oxidoreductase has product MTQIDLTDRTALVTGSTQGIGLAIAVDLARAGASAIVNGRGADGVQRAIDAVREAVPGAQVDGVAADLSTAEGAAAVLDAHPHVDVLVNNLGIFGSRDPFEITDDEWRHYFEVNVLSAVRLIRSYLPAMTEHGYGRVVSIASDSAVVTPAEMIHYGMTKTALLAVTRGFAKAVKGTGVTVNTVIAGPTHTAGVEDFVAEMVGTDLPWDEAQRTFMREHRPQSLVERLLEPEEVAHMVTYLASPLASATTGGALRADGGYVDAILP; this is encoded by the coding sequence ATGACGCAGATCGACCTGACCGACCGGACCGCCCTCGTCACGGGCTCGACGCAGGGCATCGGACTGGCGATCGCCGTGGACCTGGCGCGGGCGGGGGCCTCGGCGATCGTGAACGGGCGCGGTGCCGACGGCGTGCAGCGGGCGATCGACGCCGTGCGCGAGGCCGTCCCCGGTGCGCAGGTGGACGGGGTGGCCGCGGACCTCTCGACGGCGGAGGGAGCGGCGGCGGTGCTCGATGCGCACCCGCACGTCGACGTCCTCGTCAACAACCTCGGGATCTTCGGCAGCCGTGACCCCTTCGAGATCACCGACGACGAGTGGCGCCACTACTTCGAGGTGAACGTCCTTTCCGCCGTCCGCTTGATCCGCTCGTACCTCCCGGCGATGACGGAGCACGGGTACGGACGCGTGGTGTCCATCGCGAGCGACTCCGCCGTCGTCACCCCGGCCGAGATGATCCACTACGGCATGACGAAGACGGCGCTCCTGGCCGTGACGCGGGGGTTCGCCAAGGCGGTCAAGGGCACGGGCGTCACCGTCAACACCGTGATCGCCGGCCCGACCCACACCGCCGGCGTCGAGGACTTCGTCGCCGAGATGGTCGGCACCGACCTGCCCTGGGACGAGGCGCAGCGCACGTTCATGCGGGAGCACCGGCCGCAGTCGCTCGTCGAGCGCCTGCTCGAACCGGAGGAGGTCGCACACATGGTGACCTACCTCGCGTCACCGCTGGCGTCCGCCACCACGGGCGGGGCGCTCCGGGCGGACGGCGGGTACGTCGACGCCATCCTGCCGTGA
- a CDS encoding NmrA family NAD(P)-binding protein, whose translation MTSTVLVAGATGDLGQRIVRELAERDVRVRALTRPGSGTATDLFGADPRVDVVAAAYTDHAALTEAVTGVDVVVSAVSGTRPVIVDAQRALLAATVAAGVPRFIPSDYSADYRRITPGTNRNFELRREFAAEVDAAPVRATSILTGMFTDLLTGQAPMILFGRRRVLFWSSADQVLDFTTKDDVARVVALTALDEDAPRVVETAGDHISARDVADIMSELTGTAFRLQWAGTTGTLSAMSAVGRRMSKDPDETFPAWQGMQYFVSMFSGQAQLRHVDDDRYGPHTWTTVRDVLRVHLEATGVR comes from the coding sequence ATGACCAGTACCGTCCTCGTCGCCGGCGCCACCGGTGACCTCGGCCAGCGCATCGTCCGTGAACTCGCGGAGCGCGACGTCCGCGTCCGGGCCCTCACCCGTCCCGGGAGCGGGACCGCCACCGACCTCTTCGGCGCCGACCCGCGCGTCGACGTGGTCGCCGCGGCGTACACGGACCACGCGGCCCTCACCGAGGCCGTCACAGGGGTCGACGTCGTCGTCTCGGCCGTCAGCGGGACCCGTCCCGTGATCGTGGACGCGCAGCGCGCCCTCCTCGCGGCGACCGTCGCGGCCGGCGTGCCGCGCTTCATCCCGTCGGACTACTCGGCCGACTACCGACGCATCACGCCCGGCACGAACCGCAACTTCGAACTCCGACGCGAGTTCGCCGCCGAGGTCGATGCTGCGCCCGTCCGCGCGACGTCGATCCTCACCGGCATGTTCACGGACCTGCTCACCGGCCAGGCGCCGATGATCCTGTTCGGTCGTCGCCGGGTCCTGTTCTGGTCCTCCGCCGACCAGGTCCTCGACTTCACCACGAAGGACGACGTCGCCCGGGTGGTGGCCCTCACCGCGCTGGACGAGGATGCTCCGCGCGTCGTCGAGACGGCGGGCGACCACATCTCGGCACGGGACGTCGCGGACATCATGAGCGAGTTGACCGGGACGGCCTTCCGGCTGCAGTGGGCCGGCACGACCGGGACCCTCTCGGCGATGAGCGCGGTCGGCAGGCGCATGTCGAAGGACCCGGACGAGACGTTCCCGGCCTGGCAGGGGATGCAGTACTTCGTGAGCATGTTCAGCGGGCAGGCGCAGCTGCGGCACGTCGACGACGACCGTTACGGTCCGCACACCTGGACGACCGTGCGCGACGTCCTCCGGGTCCACCTCGAGGCGACCGGCGTCCGGTGA
- a CDS encoding MarR family transcriptional regulator translates to MDDRLTADPAGDLPEIDWEAQGIETEFGWAVPLVLQEYIRLGSVAVADVPGGPRGYQVLVATTTEEPSSQLLLANRLGIDKTQMTYVIDALEAGGFVERRADPTDRRVRQVHPTDAGHALLARTRLALRTAEGVLMRHLGADEQTSMRRLLARVALGAGAARAGAADVDPAFEHPLAVPERSRRRAPSTSRSTPSTTPQ, encoded by the coding sequence GTGGACGATCGATTGACGGCGGATCCAGCGGGTGACCTCCCCGAGATCGACTGGGAGGCCCAGGGCATCGAGACCGAGTTCGGCTGGGCCGTCCCCCTCGTCCTCCAGGAGTACATCCGCCTCGGCAGCGTGGCGGTCGCGGACGTGCCCGGCGGACCCCGCGGCTACCAGGTGCTCGTGGCGACCACGACCGAGGAGCCCTCTTCGCAACTCCTGCTCGCGAACCGTCTGGGGATCGACAAGACCCAGATGACCTACGTCATCGACGCACTCGAGGCCGGCGGCTTCGTCGAACGACGCGCGGACCCGACGGACCGCCGCGTCCGCCAGGTGCACCCGACCGACGCCGGCCACGCCCTGCTCGCCCGGACGCGGCTGGCCCTGCGGACTGCCGAGGGTGTGCTGATGCGACACCTCGGCGCGGACGAGCAGACGTCGATGCGTCGGCTCCTCGCGCGCGTCGCGCTGGGCGCCGGGGCCGCCAGAGCCGGGGCGGCGGACGTCGACCCGGCGTTCGAACACCCGCTCGCCGTCCCGGAGCGCTCCCGACGGCGCGCTCCGTCCACATCCCGATCGACCCCGTCGACCACCCCACAGTGA
- a CDS encoding helix-turn-helix domain-containing protein codes for MTLSPDRRAALKARHREAILGAARDLIEDRGGEFSVDELAARADVARRTVFNHFASLDEVRLAVCEEALSVIIDRFLAEIASTPVGDGSRSAMFDELESAARGTDLPSAIVRLHRILGEPEGDDPKATALTQTAFARVTGRLRSEVARRHPAADALDTALLVDSLMSGIVVIADHWLTTTGPRLDEQARDDWDALLGRLVHSVRSGYLPEH; via the coding sequence GTGACCCTCTCGCCCGACCGCCGCGCTGCCCTCAAGGCGCGGCACCGCGAGGCGATCCTCGGCGCCGCACGAGACCTCATCGAGGACCGCGGGGGCGAGTTCAGCGTCGACGAGCTCGCAGCACGCGCCGATGTCGCACGGCGGACCGTCTTCAACCACTTCGCCTCGCTCGACGAGGTGCGTCTCGCCGTGTGCGAAGAGGCACTGTCGGTCATCATCGACCGTTTCCTGGCCGAGATCGCCAGCACGCCGGTCGGGGACGGTTCGCGGTCGGCGATGTTCGACGAACTCGAGTCCGCCGCCCGTGGCACCGACCTGCCCAGCGCCATCGTCCGGCTGCACCGGATCCTCGGCGAGCCGGAGGGCGACGACCCGAAGGCGACCGCGCTGACGCAGACGGCGTTCGCGCGGGTCACGGGGCGCCTCCGCAGCGAGGTCGCCCGCCGCCATCCCGCAGCTGATGCCCTGGACACCGCCCTGCTGGTGGACTCGTTGATGAGCGGCATCGTCGTCATCGCCGACCACTGGCTCACCACCACCGGCCCCCGCCTGGACGAACAGGCGCGGGACGACTGGGACGCCCTGCTCGGACGACTCGTGCACAGCGTCCGCAGCGGGTACCTGCCCGAACACTGA